Proteins from a genomic interval of Acidimicrobiales bacterium:
- a CDS encoding SGNH/GDSL hydrolase family protein: MGRIAARVAVGVGVLVAASIVVLGGEVLLARRGVDLSDREPYDLDGRVGGARDGRVERVVWLGDSTAAGVGASAPDEALPRQVAGLADHPVDLTVLAVSGARVDDVLADQVDDVPVDADTVYVSVGANDTVHLTRAGDFRDRYEQVLAALPDGVDVVLLGVPDMGSTPRFAQPLRFVAGVRGGTIDAVIADLAAAPGRTYVDIAGETGPAFRRDPGELFAADDYHPSDAGYARWATAVDAARRAQEADR, from the coding sequence GCCGCCTCCATCGTGGTGCTCGGCGGCGAGGTGCTCCTTGCCCGCCGGGGGGTCGACCTCTCGGACCGCGAGCCCTACGACCTCGACGGTCGGGTGGGCGGCGCCCGCGACGGACGGGTCGAGCGGGTGGTCTGGCTGGGTGACTCGACCGCCGCCGGCGTCGGCGCGTCCGCTCCCGACGAGGCCCTGCCCCGCCAGGTTGCGGGTCTCGCCGACCACCCGGTCGACCTGACCGTCCTGGCGGTGTCGGGAGCCAGGGTGGACGATGTGCTGGCCGATCAGGTCGACGACGTCCCCGTTGACGCCGACACGGTCTACGTCAGCGTCGGCGCCAACGACACCGTCCACCTCACCCGCGCCGGGGACTTCCGTGACCGCTACGAGCAGGTGCTGGCCGCCCTGCCCGACGGCGTCGACGTCGTGCTGCTCGGCGTGCCGGACATGGGGTCGACCCCGCGTTTCGCCCAGCCGCTGCGCTTCGTCGCGGGCGTGCGGGGTGGCACGATCGACGCCGTGATCGCCGATCTCGCCGCCGCGCCGGGACGCACCTACGTCGACATCGCCGGCGAGACCGGCCCGGCGTTCCGACGGGATCCGGGCGAGCTCTTCGCCGCCGACGACTACCACCCGAGCGACGCCGGCTACGCCCGATGGGCCACCGCGGTCGACGCTGCCCGACGCGCCCAGGAGGCCGACCGATGA
- a CDS encoding methyltransferase domain-containing protein, which translates to MTVHDAAARGFERGADDYEAARPGYPPEVVDLLAEALELGPGRRVLDLAAGTGKLTRLLVPSGAEVVAVEPVAAMRATLADLAPEAEVLDGTAEAIPLPDAGVDAAVVAQAFHWFDAAAALAELARVLRPGGALALVWNVRDESVEWVRQFGELLVEGAAEDESSAAFRETGKPYDEGQNWADVIGASGRFGAVERATVSWEQPVDADLLVRRAASTSFVSALPDDTRAAALDRVRALAVTHPDLAGRATFGFPYRTAVYWCRRQP; encoded by the coding sequence ATGACCGTCCACGACGCCGCCGCCCGAGGCTTCGAACGGGGTGCGGATGACTACGAGGCCGCCCGCCCCGGCTACCCACCCGAGGTGGTCGACCTCCTCGCGGAGGCGCTCGAGCTCGGCCCCGGTCGGCGGGTGCTCGACCTCGCCGCGGGGACCGGCAAGCTCACCCGGCTGCTCGTCCCGAGCGGGGCGGAGGTGGTGGCGGTCGAGCCGGTCGCCGCGATGCGGGCCACGCTGGCCGACCTCGCACCCGAGGCCGAGGTGCTGGACGGCACCGCCGAGGCCATCCCGCTGCCCGACGCCGGCGTGGACGCGGCGGTCGTGGCCCAGGCCTTCCACTGGTTCGACGCCGCGGCGGCGCTGGCCGAGTTGGCCCGGGTGCTGCGCCCCGGGGGTGCCCTCGCCCTGGTCTGGAACGTCCGGGACGAGTCGGTCGAATGGGTGCGTCAGTTCGGCGAGCTGCTCGTCGAGGGTGCCGCCGAGGACGAGTCGAGCGCCGCGTTCCGGGAGACGGGCAAGCCCTACGACGAAGGCCAGAACTGGGCGGATGTCATCGGGGCCAGCGGGCGCTTCGGCGCGGTGGAACGGGCCACCGTGTCCTGGGAGCAGCCCGTGGACGCCGATCTGCTCGTGCGGAGGGCGGCGTCGACCAGCTTCGTGTCGGCGCTGCCCGACGACACCCGGGCGGCGGCCCTCGACCGGGTGCGCGCCCTCGCGGTCACCCATCCCGACCTCGCCGGCCGGGCGACGTTCGGCTTTCCGTACCGAACCGCCGTGTACTGGTGCCGGCGCCAGCCCTGA